gtacttaagcccttcaagctcctactccaacaaggttacgccaaacctatttcttctttaacttaccggattccgctacttgaccatagaatcaaccaatatgaaattggtcccttcttaactgcttcccaaataCCAAATGgtcttctcacagatatgggtatggtgagaaaagattttggtaatatacctctcaaggatttgacaatggagagaaagagagtagaggaatttaaaaagtctctatgtgaagattgtggatgaatcaatcttgtttttctctaggatttctctctcaaaattctctctggaagctctctaaatatcgtgggtataagggtctatatatagtagggtgagaaagAAATGTGAAGAgtcattttttcccaaacatGGTGGTCTGGCAACTTGGCCTCGCAACTGggctgagtcgcgagttcaagccgcgagctaacggcctggccagcctgggacttttgtcctgtagtgcaacagttggcatgactcttcagctcccctgcatgcttcacacgtgtgccaactttggcgacttgccagtcacgagtcacccgcgagttccagccgcgagtctctgcatccttgtacaatcttgagcatttcttcacactctctcactcactacccttacatgattcgcacctaaatacaaggttactaattactaaaatacaagtaaatttggcacgaaataaagccaacaaaatggttgataaaattcaaccttacagtggCAGTGCAAGGCTGGCAAGAGGAACCGCTACAATAGGCCAAATGGTCCTTTTGCGGcagttttggtttggtttgatttgatggtttgatgtttttttttttttttaacgtggTTTTGCTTTTGGTTTGATGATCCGATGGTGGTGCTAGGATATATGGGGGGTGGCAATGTGTTCATTGTGGTGGTGATCTTTTAGACCCAGAAAAatgaagagggagagagagaaagaggttgtgaaattaatattttaatgaatagatGATGTAAATGAGATGCTGggagtattgtaaaatggtatggtataattgataaagtagttttttgggATGGAAAAATAGGATGAGATAGAATTCACAGATGTCAATGCTCTAAGGTTTAGAGATGCTATTGTCATACACGTTACCGAGTAGGTCGCAGCAATTAGTTCATCTACAGGTCGCAGAATCCACACGGTCCACTGGACCGGTTCCTTTCTAAAAAGCATTTTGGGAATACATAAACATGACCAAAAAGCAAGTATGGTTGTTTGTACTGCACCGTCCAAATGACCAAATGACTCCCATGTGGATGTGGTAAATCAAATTTACCTCAGCTTCTTATTATTGTAGTAGATCGATTAAAGTGCCCCTCAACAGCGGAGCCTGTCTGATTTTCCACAGTATGCAAGGACCATACATACCAAAGTCCtggtaataataataaggtaaaaaaaaaaaaaaaaaaaacttattgttgaTTCTTGGAATCTGTGGCCGCTTCTTTGTTCTAGATATGTGGGGACCTATCTCTGCTGCTCTTTTCTCTTTACAGCCTGTTTACTTGCTTTCTTTACTCTCTCGTCTTTTGCCCTTGCATGTTTGTCTCTCACCTCCCACATTTGGCATTCTATTCTAGGTGTTAACATCACAGTGGCGTGGTTATGGTGGTTGGATGAGGCTGTGTTCAATGCTACGTTTTTGGTCTTTTTGATGCTGCACTACATTACACATATGATAGGAAGCTGTATGGGCTGTCTTTccaatgtttttcttttgtcaaaGTCTTCACAATatgattactttttttcttttttcaggaGGGAAAATACTATTATTAGTATAACAAAGTAATATTAcatataattatcaaaaaaaaaaaaaatgtaatatttcacatacatacatacatagaGCAGGGACAGCACAATTGAAGAGAGACGTGTGTTTGTTATCCTTGGAATAACTTAGGCATATGATTGGTAGTAGCGTAGTCGGGTATTGTATTAGAGGATGGATCGAGACCTCTCGCCGAGTTGGTACTGATTAAAGCAAGTGAGTTTTCATTCTTTTGAGTGTGAATCTCCatacttgtttgtttgtttgaatttttttttattttttttattgtgtttcaATTCCTCTTATTTAAGGCAATTTCGAACCAAAcccacaaatacaaaaatataagataaaattttggTAAACTCACCAATAAATTCGTGGAGGGTAGATCTCAATTGGATgtgtgcaaatttttttttttttttttttttttttttacaattagcattaaaaaattaataggaaaaaataaggaaatccatattcaaataaatcaaacaaaatatgAATAAATACTAATTTCTAAGCATTTATTTGCATCTAAACACCAAAAACGATATTCTAGGTGGATGCTGCAAAGAGGTATAATACTATAATCCATCAGCAGAAACATTACTACACAAAATAGacaaattaaatgaataaaaaatctctctcaTATGTTACTTTATGAGGCACCGGGTTTCCACCAAACTGAGCTGGAAACGCAGTGGTAAGCAAGATAACAAAAACACATATACAAGCGTGTGGAGAGAAGGGAATCCCTGTCTGTCCAAGTTGCATAAATGTTTAATCAAAGTAAAACAGAGCCAGCTTGAATTAAATAAGGCATGATGCTAAGTATAgcaaaaattttatctttgtcACTGTCCAGGAGCAACAATGTCCACATTCATTCATCTAAGTAGTTAATACTATATATTAACATGTCACTGTCAACATTCCAGATGACCAATTATAAATGTACTAGATCTATTTATCCAGGGGATGATGCCAAACTagcaaaagattcaaaaaatttaaaagaattaggAAGAAATTATCATGTATTGATCGCATTATGCAAAAGTATATGCAAAACTTTGACAGAACATTCACAATTTTTAGTTAATACTAAGAATCAGGCAAATGCATAAGAAAACACGTTATAATTTAATCAGTTCTAAGAGAAAAAGATGTCATCTTGAAAGATATGGGATTGGACGTCAAAAGTATATGCAAAACTTTGACAGAACATTCACAATTTTTAGTTAATACTAAGAATCAGGCAAATGCATAAGAAAACATGTTATAATTTAATCAGTTCTTCGAGAAAAAGATGTCATCTTGAAAGATATGGGATTGGACGTCAAAAGTCCCATCAAGCAAAATCTAGTAGATATGATTAAATATAAAGATGGTTCAGCAAAGGGTAATTCACAACCTACAAAATTACAGATTAACAATCAATGATTACCATAAAGCCAAGCTTCAAACAGAAATAGTATCAAATGgcattaaatattaaataacacAAAATCTACTACCTTCATAGGAAGGTTACACACACAGCCTAGTATCAGCCGCCAAACATTGAAAGCTCCATTTGTTTCTGCATCTTTTCCGCTAACTTAACAtgaaagaggggggggggggggggggggtggtgggaACTGAGCATCATTCCCATTCAAAAGCAATTGCAGATAAAACTGACTTGCTCATAACATACAGTCTGTTCTTGCTGGCAACCTCCTGAAGAAATTCAATGGTACAGAGGGAAGCTTATGACGGAACCTTGGATGTCTCAACACATAAAATCCTGTGAGAAGGGCCACAACTTGGAATGGTGTAACATAGAGAACAATAGCAGCAACCAGACAGAAAATCACAAACAGAGCTGTTGCCCTTGGGTCTCGCCAGCTCAACAAAGATTGCAGCCTCTCCCCTTGAGTAGCCAAGTCACCAACCACTGTTTGAATCCTCCCCGCAATACTTCTCAACCGATCATATCTCATCCTTATAATGTCGGAAGGCCGGGAAGTTGGGAATGTATCAAATTCTTCATCAAGTTCGTCAGGATGTGCAGAATCTGCATGAGAAAGTCGAGTGTCCATGTGAGGAGGATGCCTTGGCCTCCATCTATAATACCAGACCCCAATCAAGAAAAGGTAGAGGAATATGGTTGGTAAGATGAGCTCAGGGTACATGACCAGTATTATAAACAATATGTGAATCAATACAGTTGTGATGGGGTTTTTCCAGTGGCATATCTGATCAAACCATTTTCCTACAGCAATTAACCCACCCAAAACTCCCATAATCCTGAAAAAGTTTGCTTTGCTCCTTCTCATACTCCACATGTGGGAGCCCACATCCAACATATACTCCACCACCTCTTTCCTCAGCGGTGGCTCAGCCCGGCTCAACCTCATCGATACAATTATAGTTGCCTGGTGCCTCAAGCTATCAAGCTGGCTAACAGTTAATGGATGAATATAGTGCATTTTTGGCAAAAGCGGATGTGAGTACATGTGCATCATATTAAGCAAAGAGGAGCAAGTGAACCTTACAGCCAAATGAATTTCACCCATCTTTTTCACCCCATTGGGGTGTAGAACTAGAAGTGGATACGAGTGTGTGTAAACCCGATCAGTTTCAAGGGTGGAAAGGCGAATCCTTACCTTCCCAATTCTTGCATCTCTTGACTGTGTAGCCTTGTCTCCTCCATGCAAATGACAGTTATCGAAGACCCCAATTGTAATGACAGTACAAGGATCAAACACCTCCCAAGTATATTGCTCATTCCACTTGGGTGTAAAGCTATCTATAATCGTCCTTGTTCGAATCCATTTCTGACCATATTTTGCCACACAATAAGCATCTGTCGTTCCCCTCCCATCTTTTGTCTTCATAGGCATAAGCCCCTGAGCATTTAAAATCCCCACTTCCAGAATTCCAATGGCAGTCTTCCACAACTGTTTTGCTGTTGGCCGAAGGTCGCTGCTATAGTGTGTTGATTCATCCAGGACGTGATAACCACCTTCCAAGCAGATCCTCATATGAATCCTGCTCGCAAATTTGGTTTCCTTCTTCTTATCCCCTTCTACAATAACATGCCTCTCAAGATTATACCATCTGGTGTTCACAGGTTTGTGATCCAACCTTCTATCAACATACTGCAAGGGAATTGCACATCTCCCAAGAATTTCTTCCTTGTTAGGTGCAATTCTGTCTTCTACACTTAAAATCAAGGGCTCCTCAAATGGTTCTGCTGCTACAAACATTAAATCCTCATTCCACAGAGGATTAATATTCCTGCTCGGAGAAATTCTGGTTCTTAAAGCCTGATTTCCCAGGATAGCCTTCACAAACACATCTGGGAACCTACCCTTATCACTCGGTTGCAAGTCCTGAGCTTCAATTACATTGACCCTCAAATACCAGAGCTTAGGAGAGAGGTATACCTTTGAACGAATATTGGCAAGACCATCAGCACCGGTAACACCAGAGGCATCTGAATTCCATGCTTCAGGAAACGCTTCATCAGCTTGAGTACCCATCCAAACAGCCAACATCAGCTCTCCCCTAACCTTTTCTGACTTCCTATCCTCCAACCTATACCACTGTGGCGCCAATGGACTATCGGGAGGAACCCGTTTCGGAACCTCATTCAGATCAAACTGAACCCGACCAATGAAATCATCCTTGACAAGATCCTTATCCTTCACAGTAACTTCAAGCGTCGAAGCCTGAAGCCGATCTTTCGAGAAAGCGAACACCTGGTTCCACTCAGGATTCGTCTTCTTCTCAAAATGCCGAGTTGTACCCTTGTAGTTTCCAAGCTTAACTTCAACGTAAGGGTCACAACTACCAGTGACATCTTTTGCAGGCAAGTCCCTGGCCTTGACAACACGGACATAGAGATACTGCATCTGCTCAACGAGGTCATATGTGCTTGTGTGCTTGTCTCCAGTGTGCCTTCCCCCTCCAAGATGGGGACTGGTCTCCTTCAACAAAAATTCCTCCTGTGGATGAGGTCCCCTCGgcatcattttgaatcaaacaAAGCAGAGACACCTGGTAATGGGTAGAACTGAAAAATTGAAGTGGAAGAGTTTGATGTTAGTTTAGTTTTGAATTAATTCAAAGGCCTCTAAAGCATCGGAAAAGACACAGTCAAGTAGCCGTTACTCAAtactaaaaactaaacaaaaagtTA
The DNA window shown above is from Quercus lobata isolate SW786 chromosome 7, ValleyOak3.0 Primary Assembly, whole genome shotgun sequence and carries:
- the LOC115952805 gene encoding FT-interacting protein 3 isoform X2 — its product is MQYLYVRVVKARDLPAKDVTGSCDPYVEVKLGNYKGTTRHFEKKTNPEWNQVFAFSKDRLQASTLEVTVKDKDLVKDDFIGRVQFDLNEVPKRVPPDSPLAPQWYRLEDRKSEKVRGELMLAVWMGTQADEAFPEAWNSDASGVTGADGLANIRSKVYLSPKLWYLRVNVIEAQDLQPSDKGRFPDVFVKAILGNQALRTRISPSRNINPLWNEDLMFVAAEPFEEPLILSVEDRIAPNKEEILGRCAIPLQYVDRRLDHKPVNTRWYNLERHVIVEGDKKKETKFASRIHMRICLEGGYHVLDESTHYSSDLRPTAKQLWKTAIGILEVGILNAQGLMPMKTKDGRGTTDAYCVAKYGQKWIRTRTIIDSFTPKWNEQYTWEVFDPCTVITIGVFDNCHLHGGDKATQSRDARIGKVRIRLSTLETDRVYTHSYPLLVLHPNGVKKMGEIHLAVRFTCSSLLNMMHMYSHPLLPKMHYIHPLTVSQLDSLRHQATIIVSMRLSRAEPPLRKEVVEYMLDVGSHMWSMRRSKANFFRIMGVLGGLIAVGKWFDQICHWKNPITTVLIHILFIILVMYPELILPTIFLYLFLIGVWYYRWRPRHPPHMDTRLSHADSAHPDELDEEFDTFPTSRPSDIIRMRYDRLRSIAGRIQTVVGDLATQGERLQSLLSWRDPRATALFVIFCLVAAIVLYVTPFQVVALLTGFYVLRHPRFRHKLPSVPLNFFRRLPARTDCML
- the LOC115952805 gene encoding FT-interacting protein 3 isoform X1, with translation MMPRGPHPQEEFLLKETSPHLGGGRHTGDKHTSTYDLVEQMQYLYVRVVKARDLPAKDVTGSCDPYVEVKLGNYKGTTRHFEKKTNPEWNQVFAFSKDRLQASTLEVTVKDKDLVKDDFIGRVQFDLNEVPKRVPPDSPLAPQWYRLEDRKSEKVRGELMLAVWMGTQADEAFPEAWNSDASGVTGADGLANIRSKVYLSPKLWYLRVNVIEAQDLQPSDKGRFPDVFVKAILGNQALRTRISPSRNINPLWNEDLMFVAAEPFEEPLILSVEDRIAPNKEEILGRCAIPLQYVDRRLDHKPVNTRWYNLERHVIVEGDKKKETKFASRIHMRICLEGGYHVLDESTHYSSDLRPTAKQLWKTAIGILEVGILNAQGLMPMKTKDGRGTTDAYCVAKYGQKWIRTRTIIDSFTPKWNEQYTWEVFDPCTVITIGVFDNCHLHGGDKATQSRDARIGKVRIRLSTLETDRVYTHSYPLLVLHPNGVKKMGEIHLAVRFTCSSLLNMMHMYSHPLLPKMHYIHPLTVSQLDSLRHQATIIVSMRLSRAEPPLRKEVVEYMLDVGSHMWSMRRSKANFFRIMGVLGGLIAVGKWFDQICHWKNPITTVLIHILFIILVMYPELILPTIFLYLFLIGVWYYRWRPRHPPHMDTRLSHADSAHPDELDEEFDTFPTSRPSDIIRMRYDRLRSIAGRIQTVVGDLATQGERLQSLLSWRDPRATALFVIFCLVAAIVLYVTPFQVVALLTGFYVLRHPRFRHKLPSVPLNFFRRLPARTDCML